A stretch of DNA from Deltaproteobacteria bacterium:
ACGCGGATGCACTGCGCGTGGACGTCGTCGCTGCGGAACGAGCCGTCCGGGCCGAGGCCGACCAGCGCGAACACGTCCTGCAGGGCGGCGCGCCGGTCGTCGTCGGGCGATGGCGAGCCGGCCATGGCGCTACGGGCGCAGCAGCGCGACGCCGAGCAGGGTCTCGGGCGCGAGCTGTTCGACGGCGGCGCGCAACTCGCGCCGGCGCGAGCTGCCGCCGCGCACGACCAGGAGCACGCCGTCGGCCGCATCTTGGAGCAAGTTCACCTCGGCGCTGCCGAGGACCGCCGGCGCGTCGATGACGATGTAGTCGTAGCCGGCCAGGCGCATCTGCTCGATCGCGAACGCGAACGCCGGCGCGTCGACCAGCGGCACGCGATCCGACCGCAGATCGGCCGCGGCGACGTGGATGCCGTGCGGCGGCACCTCGACGACCGACCACTTCTGGTCCGCCTCGTGCCGGTGGTGCGCGATCTGTTGCGAGAAACACCACGGCGGCTCGAAGCCGAATACCGCCGACAGGCACGGCCGCGTGAAGTTGGCCTCGGCCAGCAGCACGCGCGCCCGCCCGCACTCGCCGAGGGCGAGCGCGAGGTTCACGGCCGCGGTGGTCTTGCCTTCGCCCGGCAACGGGCTGGTCACCACGATGACCTGCGGGTCGCCGTGGCGCACGACCTGGTGGCGCAAGACGCGGAACGCCGCGGCGCGCTCCGAATCGGGCTCGCGTACCATGATGAGCCGTTCGTCGAGGGGGGCGTCGGCGAAGCCGTGCGCCGCGACCGCGACGGTGGGCGGCGTGCGGCTCACGATCGGCCGCGCCGTCCGGCCGATCGCGCGGACCGGCTGCGCGACCCGCTCGCCCGGGACGCTTCCCCGCGCTCCCTGTCGACTGTC
This window harbors:
- a CDS encoding tyrosine-protein kinase family protein, translating into MTKPYWMDWQRRAGGRTTAERGAVADRGEPARGRDGIAPHELAAIAPPAPQGDAGADGGAPWMLDPRRTIIDQVIDIPDAVRFADRDSAPLPTEQERADVTPGSQSFSDSRQGARGSVPGERVAQPVRAIGRTARPIVSRTPPTVAVAAHGFADAPLDERLIMVREPDSERAAAFRVLRHQVVRHGDPQVIVVTSPLPGEGKTTAAVNLALALGECGRARVLLAEANFTRPCLSAVFGFEPPWCFSQQIAHHRHEADQKWSVVEVPPHGIHVAAADLRSDRVPLVDAPAFAFAIEQMRLAGYDYIVIDAPAVLGSAEVNLLQDAADGVLLVVRGGSSRRRELRAAVEQLAPETLLGVALLRP